The nucleotide sequence CCCGGATCTTGCACATTGCAACTCACGGATTCTTCTTAACCGATATAGATTCAAAATCGAATGCAAGGATTGAAAATCCGTTATTGAGATCTGGTCTCGCTTTTGCAGGAGCAAACTTGCGTCGCAGCGGTAAGGATGACGGAATCCTGACAGCTCTGGAAGCTTCGGGATTGAATTTGTGGGGAACCAGGCTCGTTACGCTTTCTGCTTGTGATACAGGAGTGGGCGCAGTGAAAAATGGCGAAGGCGTGTACGGTTTACGGCGCGCGTTTTTCCTGTCAGGAACAGAATCACTGGTGATGAGCCTCTGGCCTGTAAGCGATTACATAACACGCGAGATGATGACCGGCTACTACAAAAGTTTGAAGTCAGGAATGGGTCGTGGCGAGGCTTTGCGTAAAGTGCAGTTGAGCATAATGAAACGTAACGGCCGCGCCCATCCGTTCTATTGGGCAGGTTTTATTCAATCCGGACAGTGGGCCCCGCTTTAGACCTCGTCCTCTGGGCTATATACCGCAGCGGCGATTCATTAAAGATCGATGTCCAACGATTGACACCGGAGCAGTATAGGCGCCTTCGAGAAGCTTCTGTAGGGAATACCGTAACAACTTGCAGTAAATGTCGAGAGAAGGGCGATTCAACAGGCGCTGGGAGACAAGAGTCTGTAAAACACCGAGGTTAGTTTGAGGTCTGGGCGCGGGGAACTTTCCTGAGCTTCAATTACTGGAAGCCTTTACTCTACGATCTGGAAAATCTCTCTACGGCCGGTCACATACATTTCTGTGTACTTTGACATTTCCTCTGCAACCGCAGGATCCATGTTCGGATCCGGTTTTCCGGATTTGTATTCTTCCATTTGCTTTTCGAACTCCGCCAGGCTACTGACCTGCATTTCTATTACGACAGTGTTGTAGTTGCCTACAACATCGGTCATTACGCGCATGTTCGTATCCCGGCCGAAAGCTCTCTTAAACAATTTGGCAAGTTTGGATGCTTGTCCTGGTTTGCCGTAAAAACTTCACGAATAATCAGCATGTTAGTCCTCCTTTGTTTTGTGTTTATTGTAATAACGTCGCCATTTCGCGCGATTCCCGCAAGTTTTCATATCGCACCAGAGGCGCGTTCGATTTTTGCTGCGATCCAGAAACAACCATGTGCAGGTTTGTGATCCGCATTCTCGGATCAGCCGCCGGTCGGTAGAAGTCAATAACTCGGTACCGGACCGGATGATCGGCCATAACACGCGCTCCGGCTTTGGATTGCCTTCTTCCCACGACCAGTCCACTTCATCCCCTTTGCTTCGGATTCGTAAATTCTGGAAAGTCCGGCTCAACTGGCGGTTCAGAAAATGGAGATCCCGGGCCGGGAGATGCTTTCCGCCTGCAATGGCAGAAAAGAGATGATACAGCGCAAGACGACATTCTCTGGCTGCGGCAAGCGTCCTGGCTGCCATCGCCGGATTGGAGGAGGCTCGTTTTAAAAGCTTAGCGGCTTGCCGAATTGTGATTGCACCGGCCTGATTTCCAAAAGCGACCAGGTCATCGAAACTATGAAGCTCTTCCCGCGGATCCACAGCTCCATATTCATGGATCGTATTCACAAAATCCAGGCAGAGGATCCCCCCGAGAAGTTCAAATCGATCTTGAGCCATCTGCTCATTCTAAGCCCCTAACTCCCAAAATGCAATTGACTGGTCAGTAGAAAAGAGTATATGATCTAACCATCTAAATAAATTTTGGAGGTTTGATCATGAAACTCGAATCATTTGAAATTCATATTTCTGACCGCGTTCTTGAAGACTTGCAGAAACGTATTGCGGAGACGCGCTGGCCGGACAGCATCCGGAATTCCGGATGGGACTACGGAACCGACATTGATGTTTTGCAAAAGCTGGTGGCCTACTGGCAGGAGAAATTTGATTGGCGAAGAGAAGAAGAGCGGATCAACTCTTTTCCTCAATTCCGTATGAATATCGATGGCCTCCGTATCCATTTCATTCATCTTCCCAGCCAAAATCCCGAAGCACTTCCGTTGATCATCACTCACGGATGGCCCGGTTCGTTTCTGGAGCAGCTTAAAATTGTGCCACTTCTTCAGGATCGTTTTCACATCGTGATTCCTTCGCTGCCGGGATACGGATTTTCAGACGCATCGCATTCGCCCGGGATGAATCCGAGAAAAATCGCGGCGTTGTGGGTTCAACTCATGCGCGCGCTGGGTTATGAACGATTCATCCCGCAAGGTGGAGATTGGGGAGCCACTGTCTCAACATGGATCGGACTGGATGCTCCGCAATCCTTGATCGGCATTCATTTGAATTACATTCCGGGTTCGTATCGGCCTTCTATTAAAGAAGATGAACCATTGACAGAGCGAGAAAAGGAATATTTCAGGAGTGAGGAAGAATGGATGAAAAAAGAAGGGAGCTATTCACAAATTCAGGGAACCAAACCTCAAACACTCGCGTATGCAATCAACGATTCTCCCGTTGGTCTGGCCGCCTGGATCCTGGAAAAAGCACACGGGTGGAGTCATTGTGAGCGAGGCGTGCTGGAGCACTTTACTTATGAAGAGTTGCTCAGCAACATCATGCTCTACTGGGTGACAGTGAGCTTCGGTTCGTCGATCCGTCTTTATTACGAAGCACGAAAAATGCCTGTTCACCTCGGGCCCGAACAACGGGTCAATGCAAAAACCGCAGTTGCCCGCTTCGCAAAAGAAGAGCCGATGCCTCCGCGCGAATGGGTGGAGCGTGGTTACAACGTGTGCCGTTGGACGGAATATCCCGCAGGGAGCCACTTTGCGCAAATGGAAATGCCGGAGGTTTTTGCAAAAGAGATCATCGCCTCCGCAGCTGAATTTTAATTGCCGCCAACGCGCCAAGGCGCCAAGAAGAGAATAATCCATATTTTTTATCTCGGCGTTCTTGGCGACTTGGCGGTTAATTCCAATTTTTCAAGCTCACTCATCAGCTTGTCATACTTTCCGCGCAGATTCTGATTCAGCTCAAATGCTTTTTTCAAAGCATTTTTTGCTTTGATTGCGATTTTCTTTTTCAGCGCATCCTGTTGCTGGATTCGAGCGGCTAAATGGAACAGCTCGGCTTGAAGAGCATAACTTTCTCCCCATTGAGGGTCTCTTTTCAGAGCTTCAGCAATCTGATTTGACCCAAGTTTGATTTCGGTTGCTGGGTTTTGCTTACGGCTCATTTTGTCTTTTGCCGATAGCAGGTAGTATCTGGCAAATCTGCGATACGTTTCGGCATCTTCAGGATTGTGTTTCAGGGACAAGCGCAGGCTGGATTCCGCTTTCTCGAAAAAAGTTCGAGCGGACGCTCCTTTCAGCAAAGCCCATTCTGCTTCTACCAATTCGATCCAAGCTTCATCCTTATTCGATCCTAGCGCACTTCCGGACAGATCCATGTACTGTCGGATTGCCGTTCGCGCTTGCTGCAGATCCGGTTCCGGATTCGTGTCAGTTTGCACTGCGTATTCCGCTCGAATGCAATAAGCTCTTGCAGAAACGAGGTAAGGAAGGGGAAACTTCGGATTGATTTCCATTGCTTTGCGGAACGCAGGGATTGCTTGATCCAGTGAGGGGAGTGGATTGAGCGCCTGAGTCATTTCGTATTGCGCAAGGGTTGCAAAGGATACACCGGTATTATTGTGGGCAAAGATAAATTTAGCGTTTAACTCGAGCGCCTTGCGATAATTTTCAATGGCCATCTTCAAAACGTTTGCCGGATCCTTTCCATGATGAAGTTGATACATTCCTTTACGCGTTAGAACCATCCCCAGGTTGCTGAAATTACTGTAGTGTCGCGGATTCAACCGGATCGCGTTTTCATAAGCTTTCACAGAATTGTCAAAGGAAGAAGTCGGATCGATTCCTTTTTCCATTCTTGCAACCGCCTGGTCCGAATACGCATCGCCCAGATAACAGTAAGATTCATCGTTCGGCTTGAGCTGGATTGCTTTCTGAAAAGCTTGCAGGGCAGATTCAATGGTCTGGTCCCTTTCAATCCCGGTGTCCCATTGCTCGTATGCGAGGTGAACATAACTGTTCCCAAGGCTATTCCAGGCTTCTGGAAAATTGGGCTTGATAGCCAGCGCCTTTTTTGCCATCTGAATAGCCTTGTCATACACCGGCGCGGGATTCCCTTTCCTCGTCCGCAGTATAACTGCCCAGTCCGAATAGATCACCGATTTCCGGTTCCATGCATTTGCATTTTCGGGATCCACCTGAAGAGCAAGATCGCAGACCGAAATAGCGCCGGCGTACTGTTCTTCTGTGGGAACCCCCTGCAATTCAACCAGCCGGAGAACCTGTATCAACCGGTGGCATTCAGCATCATAGATAGAGGAGTCGCTACGAGCGATCTCGGTCGCGGCTTTGTAGGCGTCTCCTGCTTTCTCGAAATCTTCGCCCGCGCCTTTGTAATCACCCGACCTTTGTTTCTGCGCTCCCTGAAAAACGTGAATGTCTCCCTGCAATTTTCTTGCTTCATAAGACCAGGGTGCGGAATCCATTGCCCTGGCGCTGATTTTCACGGCATCTTCGTAACGATTTGCGTAAAACGCCATCAATGCATCCAGATAATCGGAGGAGATGCTTGCGCTGTTCTTGCTTGCTTTCAAGAAAGCCACGGCAGGATCTCGAAACTGTTTTTCGATCTCCTGTCTGCGGGCCTCCTTCGCTTCCGGACTGGAGAGTAGCTCCAGCTTTTCGAGTTCCTCTTGATACAGCGCTCCCAGAACACGACCCAGCGCATATGCAATTTGCGGTGTTTGATAGTCGTTTTTCCATGCCGCTTCCAGATGAGTGCGCGCTCTGTCGTGCTGATGGAGCGCAAGATAACCGCGTCCCAGTGCGTAGTTTCCGGGCGCAAGAGCGGGACGTCCCAGAATCTCCATTTGATTTTGTATCTTTTGCATTTTCTGTTGAACGAGTAGTTTTTCCTTTCGAATATCATGGAGGGGAAGAGAGGAAGTGTATCGCAGGAAGCCTTCGATCTCCGCAACTTCCTGGCCAAACTGTTGCGCAATCTCTGCGCGTTTTGCTGCGGTCCACCAGTTATAGAGTCCGAAGCTTGCGGAAAAAATCACAGCGATGAAAGCGGCTGCCAGAATCGCAGCCATCTTCCGGTGCCTTCGCGCTTTTTTGCCAATACGGTAATGCCAGCTGGCGCGTCTTGCGAGGATCGGCTCCCCTTCCAGAAAGCGTGAGAGATCATCGGCCAGCGCCTGGGCCGTGTAGTATCTTCGTTCCGGCTCCTTTTCCAGACACTTCATCACGATGATTTCAAGATCGTAGGCTACTTCGCGATTCTGTTTTCGCAAAGAGGGGGCTTCTTCCTGGATCGTTTTGAGCGCGATTTCTACGCTGGTTCCGGTGAATGGTGGATGGCCGCATAGGATTTCGTAAAAAGTTGCGCCCAGTGCGTAGACGTCCGTGCGTTGGTCGATGTCGCGAATATTGCCCTGAGCTTGTTCGGGCGCCATGTATGCAGGCGTGCCGACAATCATTCCTGTTTTTGTTCGATCCGCCGAATCCTCTTCGCGTGAGAGACCGAAATCAGTGATGTAAGGCAACCATGAATCACCCGCTTTTTCAACAAGGATATTGCCCGGTTTCAGATCACGGTGGACCAGTCCGGCTTCATGCGCTGCGTGCACCGCCTCCGCAACCGTTCTCATGACCTCCACTTTGTTCCGCAAAGTCATTTCTGTGGAAGCAGCGGAAAGTGTACGGCCTTCGATGCACTGCATGGCGATGTAGGGTTCGCCGTTGATGTTGCCGACATCGAATACTTTGCAAATGTTTGGATTCTGAACGCAGGCCTGATTGCGCGCTTCACGAAGAAAACGCTCGGGCGTTCCTGTGCCTTCGAGGCGGAGCTTTTTCAGCGCGACGTTACGCTTGAGTCTCCTGTCATACGCCTTCCAAACGCGTCCGGCAGCCCCTTCCCCCAGCAACGTTTTGATTTCATACCGTTCTTCGGAAACGTCGACCGGATCTACGGTTTGATCCTCGAGTTCGTCGTTGAGGGATTCGATCTTGAGGCGCGCATTGCGGATAAAATCTTCGCGCTCATCCACACACGCGATTATATCCCGAAGTAGCGCGGACGTCTCGTCTGCGGCTACTGCGCCGGCGGGACGCCCGCGCTACGTTCTTCTATTGAATACAGCCGGCGCCCGGTCCGTCTCCTTCGTTATCCGTGACAAACGTATTCGACGTCCAGGTATTCTCACAAAGAAAGTTGTCCCACATGTCGCTGCTGGTGTTGTTTAAGGAAGTGTTTCCTTGAACAACATTTCCAGTCCCTATCACAATGAAGATTCCAATGTCTGAATTCTGATTCGTGGTATTCCACTGGATAGTGTTATCGTTGTTGGGAGCTTCTCCTAAATTATTTCCCAACACAATTCCCCTGGTATTGTCGTTACACGTGTTGTTCAGGATTTGTAGTCCGTTGGATTCTGAAACCTGGATACACACAAGTGCAGATCGGATAATTGTGTTTCCCTGTACCAGATCATTCACTGTTTGAATCAGATAAATACCGACTTCCTGAGAATCAGAAACCGCATTGTTGATTATTTGGTTACCGTTACCTGCTTGTAGCGCGATTGCCCTGAATGAATTCACAATTGTGTTTTCAGAAATGCGATTGTTATTGACTGTTGCTACATTATCCGGAAACGCAAAAATTCCTACGGACGAAGCGGAACTAATAGTATTACTTGTTACTACAGAATCTGAAGTCGAAAACAACGAAATGCCGATCGTGCAATCCGAGATACTCACGTCTTGAATTCGATTATTTGATGCGGATTGAACAAGGATCCCTCTGGTGACCTCATTGATTTGTCCGTTTAGAATGTGAACATTATCTGCTGAATCAACCAGAATTCCGGTAGCTGAAGCACCACTGCCCGGACCCGATATAGTTCTTCGGCCAAGATTGAACTCAATGTCATCCGCCGTGATTCGAATTGCTGTGCTAGTACATTCCAGATTTCGAACCAGCCTGTAACGTCCTCCGGGCGTGTCCAGTACCGTGCCACAGTCCCTCACCGGAATTGACTCTGCTGACAGCGCAAACAGAAATGTCAAGACTGCAAGAAATGTGATGATTCTCATTCGTAATCCCTCCGGTTCGCACAGTATTCAAGTTTGATGCCAGTCTGAATTCTTAGTGTTTCCGAGGAATCAGAGACTTACTACGGATTGTTAGTGTGCCCAAGTTATACAGGCGCCGGATACAAAGGGCACAGTTTAATAGATGTGATGCTTGATCAGCTTTTTATAGAATGTGCGGCGCGTAATGCCAAGAAGATCTGCTGCCTTACTTTTATTTCCATTCGCCGATTCCAGTGCACGAAGGACTGTCCGTTTTTCCAGCTCCAACAGATTCATTTCTTCAGAATCTTCTGTTTGTTCAGCAGGATCTTTCCATTCGTATTGATCCTCTAAAATAAAGATGCTACGCAGCTCATTTTCCAGCTCGCGGATGTTGCCAGGCCAATCATGCGTCATCAGTTTCCTGAATACGGAATCGGAGGGGACCGGCAACGGCCTTTTCAGTTCATCCGATATTTTGTTTCGGAAGTAATCAATGAGCAGAGGAATATCTTCTCTCCTTTCTCGTAAAGGCGGAACTTCCAACGTTATCACCGCTAACCGAAAATAGAGATCTTCACGAAATAGTCCTGACTGCATCAAATCCTTGAGTCTTTTGTTTGTAGCCGCAACGATCCGGACATTCACGCGATATGCTGTTCCGCTTCCGATCGGACGTACCTCTCCTTCCTGCAGTACGCGAAGAAGCTTCTTTTGCATATCAGGACTCATATCTCCCACTTCATCCAGAAACAGAGTTCCACCATCTGCAATCTGGAACAGTCCAATCTTGTTTTTGTCCGCTCCCGTAAATGCGCCTTTGACGTATCCAAATAATTCACTTTCCAGCAAAGAATCGTTGAAAGCGCTGCAGTTGATCGAGATCAACGGCTTCTCCTCTCTCGGGCCGTTGTAATGAATGTACTTGGCGACCATTTCTTTACCGGTGCCGCTTTCACCCTGAATGAGAACGGTTGCTTCGGTTTGAACAACTTTTTCAAGAGC is from bacterium and encodes:
- a CDS encoding sigma 54-interacting transcriptional regulator, with translation MREGISSTEVFRLLSVLNSRLRIQDLLPKVLDTSLELTGAERAFLMLYDRSNQLSIKAARDHKQKDLPEEDFSGSTSIIEKVLTERKPLCLPRVRDHKEFAAAGSVRKFNLHSTICLPLFYSDPDKENTSKLLGVLYIDSSKEVAALTSQDLQLMEMLASHIAITLSNARLFEEIEALNAKLQNRVEVQASSLNEMKMLLAETQREVAKVYGLGMIIGKSKPMLKLFKALEKVVQTEATVLIQGESGTGKEMVAKYIHYNGPREEKPLISINCSAFNDSLLESELFGYVKGAFTGADKNKIGLFQIADGGTLFLDEVGDMSPDMQKKLLRVLQEGEVRPIGSGTAYRVNVRIVAATNKRLKDLMQSGLFREDLYFRLAVITLEVPPLRERREDIPLLIDYFRNKISDELKRPLPVPSDSVFRKLMTHDWPGNIRELENELRSIFILEDQYEWKDPAEQTEDSEEMNLLELEKRTVLRALESANGNKSKAADLLGITRRTFYKKLIKHHIY
- a CDS encoding right-handed parallel beta-helix repeat-containing protein, giving the protein MRIITFLAVLTFLFALSAESIPVRDCGTVLDTPGGRYRLVRNLECTSTAIRITADDIEFNLGRRTISGPGSGASATGILVDSADNVHILNGQINEVTRGILVQSASNNRIQDVSISDCTIGISLFSTSDSVVTSNTISSASSVGIFAFPDNVATVNNNRISENTIVNSFRAIALQAGNGNQIINNAVSDSQEVGIYLIQTVNDLVQGNTIIRSALVCIQVSESNGLQILNNTCNDNTRGIVLGNNLGEAPNNDNTIQWNTTNQNSDIGIFIVIGTGNVVQGNTSLNNTSSDMWDNFLCENTWTSNTFVTDNEGDGPGAGCIQ
- a CDS encoding protein kinase, which encodes MDEREDFIRNARLKIESLNDELEDQTVDPVDVSEERYEIKTLLGEGAAGRVWKAYDRRLKRNVALKKLRLEGTGTPERFLREARNQACVQNPNICKVFDVGNINGEPYIAMQCIEGRTLSAASTEMTLRNKVEVMRTVAEAVHAAHEAGLVHRDLKPGNILVEKAGDSWLPYITDFGLSREEDSADRTKTGMIVGTPAYMAPEQAQGNIRDIDQRTDVYALGATFYEILCGHPPFTGTSVEIALKTIQEEAPSLRKQNREVAYDLEIIVMKCLEKEPERRYYTAQALADDLSRFLEGEPILARRASWHYRIGKKARRHRKMAAILAAAFIAVIFSASFGLYNWWTAAKRAEIAQQFGQEVAEIEGFLRYTSSLPLHDIRKEKLLVQQKMQKIQNQMEILGRPALAPGNYALGRGYLALHQHDRARTHLEAAWKNDYQTPQIAYALGRVLGALYQEELEKLELLSSPEAKEARRQEIEKQFRDPAVAFLKASKNSASISSDYLDALMAFYANRYEDAVKISARAMDSAPWSYEARKLQGDIHVFQGAQKQRSGDYKGAGEDFEKAGDAYKAATEIARSDSSIYDAECHRLIQVLRLVELQGVPTEEQYAGAISVCDLALQVDPENANAWNRKSVIYSDWAVILRTRKGNPAPVYDKAIQMAKKALAIKPNFPEAWNSLGNSYVHLAYEQWDTGIERDQTIESALQAFQKAIQLKPNDESYCYLGDAYSDQAVARMEKGIDPTSSFDNSVKAYENAIRLNPRHYSNFSNLGMVLTRKGMYQLHHGKDPANVLKMAIENYRKALELNAKFIFAHNNTGVSFATLAQYEMTQALNPLPSLDQAIPAFRKAMEINPKFPLPYLVSARAYCIRAEYAVQTDTNPEPDLQQARTAIRQYMDLSGSALGSNKDEAWIELVEAEWALLKGASARTFFEKAESSLRLSLKHNPEDAETYRRFARYYLLSAKDKMSRKQNPATEIKLGSNQIAEALKRDPQWGESYALQAELFHLAARIQQQDALKKKIAIKAKNALKKAFELNQNLRGKYDKLMSELEKLELTAKSPRTPR
- a CDS encoding ABATE domain-containing protein: MAQDRFELLGGILCLDFVNTIHEYGAVDPREELHSFDDLVAFGNQAGAITIRQAAKLLKRASSNPAMAARTLAAARECRLALYHLFSAIAGGKHLPARDLHFLNRQLSRTFQNLRIRSKGDEVDWSWEEGNPKPERVLWPIIRSGTELLTSTDRRLIRECGSQTCTWLFLDRSKNRTRLWCDMKTCGNRAKWRRYYNKHKTKED
- a CDS encoding epoxide hydrolase — encoded protein: MKLESFEIHISDRVLEDLQKRIAETRWPDSIRNSGWDYGTDIDVLQKLVAYWQEKFDWRREEERINSFPQFRMNIDGLRIHFIHLPSQNPEALPLIITHGWPGSFLEQLKIVPLLQDRFHIVIPSLPGYGFSDASHSPGMNPRKIAALWVQLMRALGYERFIPQGGDWGATVSTWIGLDAPQSLIGIHLNYIPGSYRPSIKEDEPLTEREKEYFRSEEEWMKKEGSYSQIQGTKPQTLAYAINDSPVGLAAWILEKAHGWSHCERGVLEHFTYEELLSNIMLYWVTVSFGSSIRLYYEARKMPVHLGPEQRVNAKTAVARFAKEEPMPPREWVERGYNVCRWTEYPAGSHFAQMEMPEVFAKEIIASAAEF